Below is a window of Mycolicibacterium chitae DNA.
GCCCTCGACGGCAAGGCCCCGGTGCTGGCCGCCGGCGGCATCGGCACCGGTCGGCAGGTCGCCGCGGCGCTGGCCCTGGGCGCCCAGGGCGTGTGGATGGGGTCGGCGTTCCTCACCGCCGCCGAGTACGACCTGGGCGTGCGCCTGGAGTCCGGCCGCTCAGTGGTGCAGGAAGCCATGCTCAAGGCGACCTCCGCGGACACCGTGCGCCGCCGGATCTACACCGGTAAGCCCGCGCGGCTGCTCAAGAGCCGCTGGACCGATGCGTGGGATGCCGAGGGCGCGCCCGAGCCGCTGCCGATGCCGCTGCAGAACATCCTGGTCAGCGGGGCGCATCAGCGGATGAGCGAATCCAGCGATCCGAGCACCGTCGCGATGCCGGTCGGGCAGATCGTCGGCCGGATGAACGAGATCCGCCCGGTCGCCGACATCGTCGCCGAGTTGGTCGAGGGCTTCGAGAGCGCCTCGCAGCGATTGAACACCATCCGCGAAGGCTGAACCAGGGACTTCGTCTTCCACCGCTAGAGTCGACCGGGATGACGGTCGACGTGTGGATGCAGCATCCGACTCCTCGCTTCCTGGCCAACGACATGCTGGCCTCACTGCGACGCTGGACGGGCGGGGCCATGCCCGTCGACGACATCCCGATCGACGTCACGCTCGCCTCGATGGACGCCGCCGACGTGGAGGTGGGGCTGCTGAGCGCGTGGCGCGGTCCCAACGGGCTGGACCTGGTCTCCAACGACGAGGTGGCCGGCTGGGTGGCCGCGCATCCGAATCGGTTCGCCGGGGTTGCGACCGTCGATCTCGACCGTCCGATGGAGGCCGTGCGGGAACTGCGCCGCCGGGTCGACGAGGGATTCGTCGCGCTGCGGGTCGTGCCGTGGCTGTGGCGGTTGCCGCCGACAGATCGCCGCTACTACCCGCTGTTCGCCGCGTGCGTGGACCTCGGCGTGCCGTTCTGCACCCAGGTGGGGCACACCGGCCCGCTGCGTCCGTCGGAAACCGGGCGCCCAATCCCCTATATCGACGAGGTCGCCCTCGACTTCCCCGAACTGGTCATGGTGTGCGGTCATGTTGGCTACCCGTGGACCGAGGAGATGGTGGCGGTGGCGCGCAAGCACCCCAACGTCTACATCGACACCTCGGCATACACCACCAAGCGACTGCCGGCCGAACTCGTCGCCTTTATGAAGACCTCTACCGGGCAGCGAAAGGTGTTGTTCGGCAGCAACTATCCGATGATCGGGCACACCCACGCCCTCGACGGGCTCGAGGATCTCGGTTTGTCGGCGCAGGCCCGTGACGACTATCTGCACGGCAACGCCCGCCGGGTGTTCACCAACCTCGAAGGGGGCCGACCGTGAACGGTGCACGCGCCTTGCTCGCCACGCTGGTGGACAACGGCGTCGAGGTCTGCTTCGCCAACCCGGGCACCTCCGAGATGCACTTCGTGGCCGCACTCGACGACGTACCCGAAATGCGCAGTGTGCTGGCCCTGTTCGAGGGCGTGGCCACCGGGGCGGCCGACGGCTATGCGCGCATCGCCGACAAGCCGGCCGCCGTGCTCCTGCATCTGGGGCCGGGGCTGGCCAACGGCCTGGCCAACCTGCACAACGCCCGTCGCGCGCACGTCCCGATGGTGGTGGTCGTCGGGGATCACGCCACCTACCACAAGCAATTCGACGCACCGTTGGAATCCGATATCGAGGCGTTGGCCGGCAGCGTCTCGGGTTGGGTGCACCGGACCGAGCGCACCGCGGACCTGGCCGCCGATGCCGTCGACGCGGTGTCGGCCAGCCGCTCCGGGGTGGTGTCCACGCTCATCCTGCCCGCCGACATCTCGTGGGGGCCGGCCCCGGAAACCGATGCGGCGCAGCCGAAACCGGAAAGCCCCGGGGAAGTCGATCGGGGCGCGCTGCGCGGTGCGGCCGAGGTGCTGCGCTCCGGGGCGGACACGGTCGTCCTGATCGGCGGCGACGCCACCCGGGTCGGCGGGCTGTCGGCCGCCACCCGGATCGCCGCCGCCACCGGCGCCCGCGTGCTGTGCGAGACCTTTCCCACCCGCCTGCGGCGCGGCGCCGGAG
It encodes the following:
- a CDS encoding amidohydrolase family protein, which encodes MTVDVWMQHPTPRFLANDMLASLRRWTGGAMPVDDIPIDVTLASMDAADVEVGLLSAWRGPNGLDLVSNDEVAGWVAAHPNRFAGVATVDLDRPMEAVRELRRRVDEGFVALRVVPWLWRLPPTDRRYYPLFAACVDLGVPFCTQVGHTGPLRPSETGRPIPYIDEVALDFPELVMVCGHVGYPWTEEMVAVARKHPNVYIDTSAYTTKRLPAELVAFMKTSTGQRKVLFGSNYPMIGHTHALDGLEDLGLSAQARDDYLHGNARRVFTNLEGGRP